From Glycine max cultivar Williams 82 chromosome 11, Glycine_max_v4.0, whole genome shotgun sequence, the proteins below share one genomic window:
- the LOC100817693 gene encoding uncharacterized protein, translated as MAKMGGRKWSILVAILILLLAMEAVIAQGQGNGNGNNSNGNGNGNGNGKGKDKEEKEREKREKEKEKREKKEKKEKEKEKKEKEKQAKKQQGEATNYDKLSPLPTGQERGFCRKNTACEFKTIVCPSECAFRKPKKNKKQKACFIDCSSSTCEATCKVRKANCDGYGSLCYDPRFVGGDGVMFYFHGAKGGNFAIVSDNEFQINAHFIGTRPQGRTRDYTWVQALAVMFDTHTLVIAANRVSHWDDKVDSLIVKWDDEPVNIPTDGEAEWRANGDEREVVVERTDDTNSVRVTISGLVELDISVKPIGEQENKIHNYQLPSDDAFAHLETQFRFKKSTDNFEGVLGQTYRPGYVSPVKRGVPMPMMGGENKYQTLSLFSTSCNLCRFQRPSEIASTEGLVAQY; from the exons ATGGCGAAGATGGGTGGAAGAAAGTGGAGCATCTTGGTGGCCATCCTCATCTTACTTCTTGCTATGGAAGCTGTCATTGCTCAAGGTCAAGGAAATGGTAATGGCAACAATAGCAATGGCAATGGTAATGGTAATGGTAATGGAAAGGGTAAGGATAAGGAAGAAAAGGAGAGggagaagagggagaaggagaaggagaagagggagaagaaggagaaaaaggaaaaggaaaaggagaagaaggaaaaagagaaacagGCAAAAAAGCAGCAAGGTGAAGCCACAAATTATGACAAGCTGTCACCTCTGCCAACAGGTCAAGAACGAGGCTTCTGCAGAAAAAACACTGCCTGTGAGTTTAAGACCATTGTGTGTCCATCCGAGTGCGCATTCAGGAAGCCTAAGAAAAACAAGAAGCAGAAGGCATGTTTCATTGACTGCAGCAGCAGCACATGTGAAGCCACTTGCAAGG TTAGGAAAGCCAATTGTGATGGGTATGGATCTCTGTGTTATGATCCTCGCTTTGTTGGTGGCGACGGTGTGATGTTCTACTTCCACGGTGCCAAAGGAGGAAACTTTGCCATTGTTTCTGATAACGAGTTCCAAATCAATGCTCACTTCATTGGTACTCGACCACAAGGAAGGACTCGTGACTACACATGGGTGCAAGCACTTGCTGTCATGTTTGACACACACACTCTTGTCATTGCAGCCAATAGAGTGTCTCACTGGGATGACAAGGTTGACTCTCTCATAGTGAAATGGGATGATGAACCAGTCAACATTCCCACTGATGGAGAGGCTGAATGGAGGGCCAATGGTGATGAAAGAGAAGTGGTTGTGGAGAGAACTGATGATACCAACAGCGTGAGAGTCACAATTTCAGGCTTGGTTGAGTTGGATATTAGTGTGAAGCCAATTGGAGAGCAAGAAAACAAGATTCACAATTACCAGTTGCCATCAGATGATGCTTTTGCTCATTTGGAGACACAGTTCAGGTTTAAGAAAAGTACTGATAACTTTGAAGGAGTTTTAGGTCAGACTTATAGGCCAGGGTATGTTAGCCCTGTTAAGAGAGGGGTTCCTATGCCAATGATGGGTGGGGAGAACAAGTACCagactctttctctcttttctacATCATGCAACCTATGCAGGTTCCAAAGGCCATCCGAAATAGCAAGCACCGAAGGACTAGTTGCTCAGTACTGA
- the LOC100817164 gene encoding uncharacterized protein, producing MAKMGGRKWSILVAIFILLLAMEAVIAQGQGNGNGNNGNGNGNGNGNGKGNDKEEKEREKREKEKEKREKKEKKEKEKEKKEKEKQAKKQQGEATNYDKLSPLPTGQERGFCRKNTACEFKTIVCPSECAYRKPKKNKKQKACFIDCSSSTCEATCKVRKANCDGYGALCYDPRFVGGDGVMFYFHGAKGGNFAIVSDDEFQINAHFIGTRPKGRTRDYTWVQALSVMFDTHTLAIAANRVSHWDDNVDSLIVKWDDELVNIPTDGEAEWRANGDEREVVVERTDDTNSVRVTVSGLIEMDISVKPIREQENKVHNYQLPSDDAFAHLETQFRFKKSTDNFEGVLGQTYRPGYVSPVKRGVPMPMMGGEDKYQTLSMFSTSCNLCKFQRPSEIASTEGLVAQY from the exons ATGGCGAAGATGGGTGGAAGAAAGTGGAGCATCTTGGTGGCCATCTTCATCTTACTTCTTGCTATGGAAGCTGTCATTGCTCAAGGTCAAGGAAATGGTAATGGCAACAATGGAAATGGCAATGGTAATGGTAACGGTAATGGCAAGGGTAATGATAAGGAAGAGAAGGAGAGggagaagagggagaaggagaaggagaagagggagaagaaggagaaaaaggaaaaggaaaaggagaagaaggaaaaagagaaacagGCAAAAAAGCAGCAGGGTGAAGCCACAAATTATGACAAGCTGTCACCTTTGCCAACAGGTCAAGAACGAGGCTTCTGCAGAAAAAACACTGCCTGTGAGTTTAAGACCATTGTGTGTCCATCCGAGTGCGCATACAGGAAACCCAAGAAGAACAAGAAGCAGAAGGCATGTTTCATTGACTGCAGCAGCAGTACATGTGAAGCCACTTGCAAGG TTAGAAAAGCCAACTGTGATGGATATGGTGCTTTGTGTTATGATCCTCGCTTTGTTGGTGGTGATGGAGTGATGTTCTACTTCCACGGTGCCAAAGGAGGAAACTTTGCCATTGTTTCAGATGATGAGTTCCAAATCAATGCTCACTTCATTGGTACTCGACCAAAAGGAAGGACTCGAGACTACACATGGGTGCAAGCACTCTCTGTCATGTTTGACACACACACTCTTGCCATTGCAGCCAATAGAGTGTCTCACTGGGATGACAATGTAGATTCTCTCATAGTAAAGTGGGATGATGAACTAGTCAACATTCCCACTGATGGAGAGGCTGAATGGAGGGCCAATGGTGATGAAAGAGAAGTGGTTGTGGAGAGAACTGACGATACCAACAGTGTGAGAGTGACAGTTTCTGGTTTGATTGAGATGGACATTAGCGTGAAGCCAATCAGAGAGCAAGAAAACAAGGTTCACAATTACCAGTTGCCATCAGATGATGCTTTTGCTCATTTGGAGACACAGTTCAGGTTTAAGAAAAGTACTGATAACTTTGAAGGAGTTTTGGGTCAGACTTATAGGCCAGGGTATGTTAGTCCTGTCAAAAGAGGAGTTCCTATGCCAATGATGGGTGGTGAGGACAAGTACCAAACTCTCTCTATGTTTTCAACATCATGTAACCTATGCAAGTTCCAGAGGCCATCTGAGATAGCAAGCACCGAAGGACTAGTTGCTCAGTACTGA
- the LOC100792674 gene encoding fasciclin-like arabinogalactan protein 12, whose protein sequence is MMKKQCLLSFSLALLVSFLYFTTTLAQLSPASAPQKPAQPTPTAPAAAPKPLVPSLPQSPSDSTPDSTPAVDIVGILRQAKSFNILIRLMKTTQLINQLNAQLLTTKSGGITILAPDDSSFSELKAGFLNSLSDGQKLELLQFHVLSDYVSSSNFDTLTNPVRTLAGAKPGKVELNVISYGGSVNISTGEVNTTITGIVYTDKHLAIYKVGKVLLPMDFFAVAKAPAKAPSLAPEPSAKAPKADKDPLSPDTSESSQTNPTTENSGTVKINVHGKWVSLVFGIILMTVFSS, encoded by the coding sequence ATGATGAAAAAGCAATGTCTCTTGTCCTTCTCACTAGCACTGCTAGTTTCATTTTTGTATTTCACCACCACTTTAGCCCAATTATCACCAGCTTCTGCCCCTCAAAAACCAGCCCAACCTACCCCTACAGCACCAGCTGCAGCTCCTAAACCATTGGTTCCCTCATTGCCACAGTCACCAAGTGATTCAACCCCTGACAGTACTCCAGCTGTTGACATTGTTGGAATCCTGAGGCAGGCAAAGTCATTCAACATCCTAATCCGCCTCATGAAAACCACCCAATTGATCAACCAACTCAATGCACAGCTCCTCACTACTAAATCAGGCGGCATTACCATTCTTGCACCCGATGACAGTTCCTTCTCAGAACTCAAAGCAGGCTTCCTCAACTCTCTTTCTGATGGACAGAAGCTCGAGCTCTTACAGTTCCATGTTCTTTCAGACTACGTGTCTAGCTCCAATTTTGATACTCTGACGAATCCAGTGAGAACACTTGCAGGGGCTAAGCCAGGAAAGGTGGAACTGAATGTGATAAGTTATGGTGGGAGTGTGAACATCTCAACAGGTGAGGTTAACACCACCATCACTGGCATTGTATATACTGATAAGCATCTTGCTATATATAAGGTGGGGAAGGTGCTTCTTCCTATGGATTTCTTTGCTGTGGCCAAGGCACCAGCAAAGGCACCTTCTCTGGCACCAGAACCTTCAGCAAAGGCTCCTAAAGCTGATAAGGATCCATTATCCCCAGATACCTCAGAATCTTCTCAAACTAATCCCACAACCGAGAACTCTGGCACAGTGAAAATCAATGTGCATGGAAAGTGGGTATCCCTTGTTTTTGGAATCATTCTCATGACTGTATTCTCATCATAA